Sequence from the Aquimarina sp. Aq107 genome:
TATGTGCCCAATGTGGAAATTATGGGCTATCACCTAAAGAAAGTAGTTTTGCTTCCCATTGTATAGTGATTAATCATTTTATGGAAGGAGGGTATTATCCCAGAGGAGGAGCTAATCGTATCCACGAGACCATAATTGATAATTTAGAATCTTTAGGGGTTCAGGTATATATCAAAGCAAAAGTTGAAAAAATTCTTACTAAGGGAAGATCAGTTTGCGGAGTTATGATTGATGGACAAGAATATGCGTGTAAGAAAGTAATTAGTAATGCAGGAGCTCGTAATACTTTTTTACGTTTATTAAACAATTCTTTGAACAATAAAAAATATTTGAATTTTGAAAAGATTAATCCATCTACTTCTCATTTATGCTTGTATGTTGGGTTAAATAAAAGTGATAAGGATCTTAAATTACCAAAATATAATATTTGGTGGTATGACGATAAGGATACGGATAGTATCTTAAATGATAGAAATAATCTAGAAAAAGATACTTTGTCTTTTGCGTATATATCTTTTCCTTCTGCAAAAGATAGTTTATGGTCTTCTGAGCACCCTGATCAATCAACAATTCAATTAATTGGTAGGGCTTGGTATTCGGATTTCAGTAAATATGAAGATAAACCTTGGCTCAATAGAGGCGAGGAATACGATAAAATTAAAGAGAAATTTAAGCTTAAAGGATTAGCATTGCTTAAAGAGTTATATCCACAATTAGAGGGACAAATAATCCATGCAGAAGTTTCTACTCCTGTTTCTACGAGAAAATTTAGTAATTACAGTCAAGGAGAAATTTATGGGATTACTCATGGACCGGAACGATATCAAACTAGAGTTTTGAGACCTAGGACTCGTATTAAAGGTTTGTATTTAACTGGGCAGGATATTACATTAGTTGGAGTAGGTGGAGCTATGGGGAGTGGTGTTTTGACTGCAGCTACAATTATAAAATGGAATATGAGTAAGCAGTTTAAAGAAATTGCTGCTAAATATTAACCGCTATATTTTCTTCATGATTCTCATAGAATTCATCACATTTACCGCATATGTGTTTCGTTGAGTTACTAATAAGTCAAGTACTGATTTTGGTAATAATTTAGTTTCTAAGAAATTGTCTATTTGATTGATTATATCTTTTGTACTATCAACATTATCCTTCATAAGATTGATGACATTTTTAAACTCGTTAGTATCTGTTTTAGTATTGTTAATTGAAGTAAGCATTTCTTTGATAATTTGTGATTAAAAGAATTTGTGTGTTTTAGTAGTCTTATGTTTTATTAAAAGCTTACTTCGTTTTGTGATTTTTTTTAACAGTTTGATATTCAGTGTGTTTTGTTTTTTTGTTTTTTTTATCTTTAATTTTGCAACAAATTGATATTCCCTGTCGTCTTTAGAAGAGAATAGTAATT
This genomic interval carries:
- a CDS encoding NAD(P)/FAD-dependent oxidoreductase → MVEKSFKKFTSDIKFTDDTYVIIGSGIGGLTTAVFLAKAGKKVVILEQHYTPGGFTHTFKRRKGLIWDVGVHYVGNMEEDSGLRRIFNYLSDNKLDWDSMGDPYDVAYIGDRKFEFVSGKENFRQKFHEYFPNDTIAIDKYLELLQKSIKKNLLYFAQKAFPTFLSVVLGPLFRRIQSSISKKTTYEVLSSITDNRELIAALCAQCGNYGLSPKESSFASHCIVINHFMEGGYYPRGGANRIHETIIDNLESLGVQVYIKAKVEKILTKGRSVCGVMIDGQEYACKKVISNAGARNTFLRLLNNSLNNKKYLNFEKINPSTSHLCLYVGLNKSDKDLKLPKYNIWWYDDKDTDSILNDRNNLEKDTLSFAYISFPSAKDSLWSSEHPDQSTIQLIGRAWYSDFSKYEDKPWLNRGEEYDKIKEKFKLKGLALLKELYPQLEGQIIHAEVSTPVSTRKFSNYSQGEIYGITHGPERYQTRVLRPRTRIKGLYLTGQDITLVGVGGAMGSGVLTAATIIKWNMSKQFKEIAAKY